In the Helianthus annuus cultivar XRQ/B chromosome 11, HanXRQr2.0-SUNRISE, whole genome shotgun sequence genome, one interval contains:
- the LOC110887970 gene encoding putative glycine-rich cell wall structural protein 1: protein MGWDGQGVGDEGLADRDKHLGSGSRHHQWKGHVVRCSRIGSNSSSGSGSGSGVGGGGRSGGRSSSGGHSGSGGSRGGGGGSGSGGGGSKLIDIVRCFENKLIIEVVNDCEKMTNLRVFRL from the exons ATGGGGTGGGATGGACAAGGAGTCGGTGACGAAGGGTTGGCTGATAGGGATAAGCATTTG GGGTCGGGTTCAAGACATCATCAGTGGAAGGGCCATGTGGTAAGGTGCTCCAGAATTGGCAGTAACAgtagtagtggtagtggtagtggtagtggtgttggtggtggtggtcgtaGTGGTGGTCGTAGTAGTAGTGGTGGTCATAGTGGTAGTGGTGGTAGtcgcggtggtggtggtggcagcggcagtggtggtggtggtagtaaATTGATTGATatcgtaag GTGTTTTGAAAACAAGTTGATTATTGAAGTTGTAAACGATTGTGAGAAAATGACCAATCTTCGGGTTTTTAGGTTGTGA